TTCCAAATTTTGATATGAATCAAGTCAGTAATACCTTCTACTGAGATATTGGCAACAAGGAAAGAATAGTCCTTGGCTAGTCATCTTCTTTCAGCAGTAATTTTGGGATGATGAGaatggtggtgtttttttttttcttttccctccactaACCAGAGAATATGGTTGACTTCTAAAGTGAATCTGAATCTGTTGTAGGAGTGGGTGATTACAAACATGTTTCAAGTGAATACAGGAGAAGTGTCAGAGTAGTAATTGCAGCAGCTGTTGGGAGTTGCCCTCTGCCATCTTGCTAGATCCCTACTTTGTGCTGTATCTGAGGGAGGAATGAATACTCGCTTCCCATGATTGCATATTTATCTTATTGGCAGCTGGTAATTCCTTTGGAGTCCTGCCTCCAAGTGTTTTCCTTCCAGAACACAGATTGTTTCTGCTCCTCTAAAGTAAAGAGTACTAGAGAAAAGGGCAGAGTGCAATTGTTATGTTGCCTTCAGTCAGCAGATTCATTGCAAATACAATTTGCAATTCCATTTTTCATTGTAAACGAATATTGAGAATGTCTGCAGTAAATGAATTGTAGCAGGTTACAGTAGTTTTAATTCTGGGTGGTTAAAATGCTCATAGCAAAAGTTTAAAGTGGCAGGTGACATTGTAGAACTACAGATTTAACACCGTGTGGTCTGCAACCTtgctgaaagatgagcccttACAGAAGTTAGGAAAGTTGAATGTTGCTGTAACAAATCTCTTCACTCTGagctgttttgaaatttttttgcagTAACTAAATGGAAGTTTGGAAATATGCAGAATGATACTCCTGAGCTCTTCAAGCAACAGTAAATGATCAGCTAGATCTACTACATTGCAGTCAAAAGTGCAACTAAAACACACTTAGGTAGATCTGGCTAACAGTAGCAGTGAATGTTATGATagtgtgggtggggttttttgtttatttcaggcTAGACTATACAAAACTACTGGGatcttttatgtatatatatatgcacacagatgCAAACTGGGCTGCCAGCTTGTCTATAGTATTATGGCTGTTTTCACTAGCTGTTTTTATGTATCCTGTATGTTTCTAAAATCCCTGTGACCAGAGACAGCAGTAATGTCAGGGTGAGTGCATGgataaatgcaaagatttttgcAGCTGTGTTGCTGTTCCTGTTACTTCTCTTCTATTCAGTCTGCGTGAGAGTCAAAGGAAGGCCTTAGaggcttaattttaaaagtagaatgTATTTCTACGTATGGTCTTCAAGATACCTCAGAAGCTATTGTCAAATGGTAGCTTTAATCATAGCTTGACATTTCTAGCCCAGTTTCTCAGAGAAACAAATCTTCCATCCTACTCTTGCTTTCCCAATATTTCTTGAACAACCTTTACAGACAGGCAGAATGCAAAGATATTTAGTGTCTACTAATTTTGTGAAAACTGGCTGGAGACCCGAGCTGGTGTTTAGTAGCTGTCCAGTGCATGTGCAACTTGGAAGGAGCCTACAGCATTCATCTGAGTTGTGTTCAGTCCAGAAGTTGTGGGAAGTGGGACTGCTATGTGAGATTATGGGAGGTGGAATGTGAGGTCTCAGGAGGATGGAAAGGACCAGGGTACTTAAGTTACTGTGGTAAACTTAATGGGATAAAAGttgtaagtggaaaaaaaattttcattatcTGTTCACAAAACAATCCTTTTCTCCATGCTAGCAGTAAACCAAAAGGGATGTCTTTGCCGtatgtgtatatgcatgcatGCTTCTTTTGTTGGATTCAATTTCAGTATGTAGttccaaatatgtatttttttgatAAGCAGCTTCCAAAGATCTCTGTCTGTTATTGAAGTAATTGATGTCCTGAAGACTTACTGTATTTGTACACTCAGGAAAGTTTTTTAGGTGGTCATAAAATAGGCTGAGTTTttctataaatttaaaatgtgtgtagACTGGATGTTCTAAGTAAGTTTTTTCACAATTTTTATGCATCAGTTTTTCCTGGTACTATGTTTTGTTACGTGcctaaatttgtttctttttcagagattGGAATGGGACTAACAGGCTTTggagtgtttttccttttctttggaatGATACTCTTCTTTGACAAAGCTCTTTTGGCTATTGGAAATGTAAGTGCCTGCTGTTTAGTCTTAGATTCTGCACTGCTTAGAATTAAGTGtatgatatattaaaaataaactaaatatagAACAATGTTATCAACTTGAAACTGGATCACAAAAAATACTGTGGCAGTTTGGTATAAAGGAAGAGTTATGCTCAGTGATATGAGTGAATCATTTTTCCTGATTAAAGTTAGAGCAGCTCACATCAGTCTAAATATCGTACCTTCAGGTCATGCCTGCGGTATGTTGGTCAGACAAGAAGCAGCTTGTTCAACAGTTGTTATGCTGCTgcaaataagattatttttttttttttttttttttagattggcTGTCATTACTAACGCTTTCTTTTTTGTGATCTTGTAAGATAACTGTCAAATTTAAGTATCTATTTGGATAAGAATAGTGAAGTGTTCTGTACATGCTAGCAAATGTAGCTTTGCTGTGCtttatgaggaaagaaagaagtatgaATTGCTGGTAGTCTGTGTTTAGAAGAGCCACTCACCCTTCACAGTAGAGAGATTTAATGTCTTCAGTTTTTACCTAATCAAAGTTTTCACTTAAAGCAGGATAGAAAATAAATCCTAGTTCTGGTACACAAGATTCCCAATccaaagcaaatataaaatgacAGGGTGTTTTTCTGAATCCGATAATCTCTGTGCCTCCGCTGTTCTCAGCTTTGCCAGCCAGCCAAGAGCACAGCCTGGTAGAGGTTCGCATCCTCTTTTGCTGATGCCTGGAAGTCTGTGGTGAAAACTAATATGTTTCATTCTGTGGCAGCAGCGTCAAATACTGAGATTCactgaaggaaaattttaaaatgtatatttgaaTTTGGGTGCATTAGTTGAAGCGTTGTTCTGAACCATCAATAAAGTGTATAGtggaagagtaaaaaataaaataatgctttttttttttccctaatgtaaGGTGGAAATATGAGATCCTGTTTAGGGAAAATGATGAAACCATAGGTAGGAAGAGACAATGACAGGCTATATGGTAACCAAAGATAATGCAAGAAAAGGTACTGCATGCttacagaaagtttaaaaaaaaaaagtgatatcagaaaggggaaaaggtggCAAGAAAGTGGTTTATTAAATAACATACAAAACTTAGATTTCATCTGTAACCTAGAGTAAAATCCCCTTTTCAGCAAAAATGTTGCCCAGATGTATGCTTACAAGCTGAAATAATTACAGGTCCTGTTGCTAAAGGACACTAAAAGTAGTTCTAACTGGTTGGAACTATTGTGATAGTGTTCAGTCTATGCTGGAACTAGTAAATGGTGGAAAGACtatacacagtaaaaaaaaaaataaaccaaaaaaaaccccaaaaacaaaaaaaaaacaccaggaaGATAACTGATAATGCTCttcagctgttttgcttttttggcttTGCACTGTTCAGTAGATCAGTACAAGCAATTGAAGACGTCCATGGTACAGAACAGAGCTGCTTTTGTAACATGTCTGTTCTCAGTTTTTAGGAACCTTTCCTGTCAGTGGTACTAAGCTTCAGCACTGCTTGCGGGTAATCATTGTACTTATGATACAGGACTGTATGACAACATAACTCTTGTCACCAGGTCTTTTGACGTGATTGTGTTTGTCAGAGGCCACAAAGGTAGACTCTGCTTTTTAAGCAGCTGAGAAAAGAGTTTTGAATGCTAGCTACATATGCTTTAAGATGGACTTTACAAAAGAAAATCACTAGTAAATTCCTTCTCACCATCTGTCTTTTAATACTAAAAACTTGTGCAAGAAATGCAGTCTAATTTGGTAGAATATGTATATGTCTACATCCTAAACTTAGGAATATAAttagctattttctttctttggttggtttttgtcttttctagGTTTTATTTGTGGCTGGCTTGTCGTTTGTTATTGGTTTAGAAAGAACATTTAGATTCTTCTTtcaaaaacacaaaatgaaagcaaCGGGCTTTTTCCTGGGTGGTGTGCTCATAGTTCTCATTGGTTGGCCTTTAATAGGAATGATCCTCGAAATTTATGGGTTCTTCCTATTATTCAGGTAAGACTTGTTTCAAAATACCTTTCTGTATTGGTGTATCTAGGAATAAATGTATTCATTTAGTGTTGCTGCATTACAGCTGACAAAGCGGCATCCTTTAAATGTTCACTTTTGATAGATTTTATATAAAGTTGTTGATTTACATTTGCAAGAGGTAGAAAGTTGGTAAGTATTTTTCGAAGACTTAAATCTGCTAATGTTTGAGGCATATACCAAACTGACTTTGGTAATGTTGTTTATGTCTAACCAAAGAACTGTAAAGCTTCAAAATATCTGGGAGTCCAAATTGTTAGCAGTGCAAAGTTTAAATATTTCCTCATAAAAAAGGCAACTTAGATACTTAGtattttttttggtggggagtttgttcttttgtttaacaAATGGGGCAAAATACTTGGTTACAAACATCCTAAGTTTGTAACCTTACCATTTCATTAGTATGGTAGCCCAGTGAACAGATGTTTTCTCTCGTGTTTCATTACACTTGTG
The genomic region above belongs to Mycteria americana isolate JAX WOST 10 ecotype Jacksonville Zoo and Gardens chromosome 1, USCA_MyAme_1.0, whole genome shotgun sequence and contains:
- the GOLT1B gene encoding vesicle transport protein GOT1B, which encodes MISLSDTQKIGMGLTGFGVFFLFFGMILFFDKALLAIGNVLFVAGLSFVIGLERTFRFFFQKHKMKATGFFLGGVLIVLIGWPLIGMILEIYGFFLLFRGFFPVVVGFIRRVPVLGYLLNLPGISSLVDKVGESNNMV